In Methanothrix sp., a genomic segment contains:
- a CDS encoding metallophosphoesterase codes for MLIGIMSDAHDQFQGVKDALSAFSQRGVSLILFAGDMIGSGNCYTFQDLGIPIKLVYGNNDGDRVGLAQEFARVGGEYLGDFGEVEADGLRIALMHGTEEPLVRAVLASQIYDVLVRGHSHIFEVSRHGKTLLVNPGEIWGHLTGFSTAAILDTSSLEVERVDLGRHKTYREIIKG; via the coding sequence ATGCTGATTGGTATCATGTCCGATGCTCATGACCAGTTCCAGGGGGTCAAGGATGCTCTGAGTGCATTTTCCCAAAGAGGCGTCTCTTTGATTCTCTTCGCCGGGGATATGATCGGCTCAGGCAACTGCTACACCTTCCAGGACCTGGGGATCCCCATCAAGCTGGTCTATGGCAACAATGATGGCGACCGGGTGGGGCTGGCGCAGGAGTTCGCCCGGGTGGGTGGAGAGTACCTGGGAGACTTCGGTGAGGTCGAGGCCGATGGCCTGCGGATAGCATTGATGCATGGCACAGAAGAGCCCCTGGTGAGGGCGGTCCTGGCATCCCAGATCTATGATGTCCTGGTGAGAGGGCACAGCCATATCTTTGAGGTATCCCGCCATGGAAAGACACTCCTGGTCAATCCGGGAGAGATCTGGGGGCATCTGACCGGCTTTTCCACTGCAGCCATCCTGGATACATCCAGCCTGGAGGTGGAGAGGGTGGATCTGGGCCGGCACAAGACCTACAGGGAGATCATAAAAGGATGA
- a CDS encoding methylated-DNA--[protein]-cysteine S-methyltransferase — MTKGALISSLGLYLHVECTGNKVKRISLSYELPDEPSPLAERIAAHLEKGAPCPSVELDLSGCTDFQKRVYSTVQGIERGERMTYGEVALLTGRPGAARAVGRAMATNPFLIIVPCHRVVARGGLGGFALGLDVKERMLALESLEGSG; from the coding sequence ATGACAAAAGGCGCCCTGATCAGCTCGCTGGGGCTATACCTCCATGTGGAGTGCACTGGCAATAAGGTGAAGCGGATCAGCCTCTCCTATGAGCTTCCGGATGAGCCCTCGCCACTGGCAGAGAGGATAGCGGCACATCTGGAGAAGGGGGCACCCTGCCCCAGTGTGGAGCTGGATCTTTCCGGATGCACCGATTTTCAAAAGAGGGTGTACTCAACAGTTCAGGGGATCGAACGGGGAGAGAGAATGACCTATGGGGAGGTGGCCCTCCTGACGGGAAGACCGGGGGCGGCGCGGGCTGTGGGGCGGGCCATGGCCACCAACCCCTTCCTGATCATCGTCCCCTGTCACCGGGTGGTGGCCAGAGGAGGCCTGGGGGGATTCGCCCTGGGACTGGATGTCAAAGAGAGGATGCTTGCCCTGGAGAGCCTGGAGGGATCTGGATAG
- a CDS encoding phosphate uptake regulator PhoU: MDTRKVQRTGKSTFIVSLPKAWATKNGISAGSIVYISQGDNGALTLSTDRSERDLRVRLDVGEKTGDDLIRDIIGCYVGGYRIIEVTSQHMSPAQKKDLHQIVNKLIGPEILEETINKVVIHDLLSSEELQSEKALRRIKTVVKSMIHDSFVSLMNNDEDELAMDVIQRDDDVDRLNLLISRQFTEILRTGSVKQELQNPIHAFNYMQAASNLERIADHAHRIAQIAREYNCTLADDLKEELLTIESQLCSLIDDSLSHLLQTNSDKANEMIDTIREIQMGAAGIAVVSDNLGKSEMLKRLALAASLERMFDYIMNICELTINLSHATRAAEKS; this comes from the coding sequence ATGGATACTAGAAAGGTGCAGAGGACGGGCAAGTCCACATTCATCGTCTCCCTTCCCAAGGCCTGGGCCACGAAGAACGGGATTTCTGCCGGCTCAATAGTCTATATCAGCCAGGGGGACAATGGGGCCTTAACCCTGTCCACCGATCGCTCGGAGAGGGATCTGCGGGTGAGGCTGGATGTGGGAGAGAAGACAGGAGATGACCTGATAAGAGACATCATTGGATGCTATGTAGGCGGCTACAGGATCATCGAGGTCACAAGCCAGCATATGTCCCCTGCTCAGAAGAAGGATCTGCATCAGATTGTAAACAAGCTCATCGGCCCTGAGATCTTGGAGGAGACCATAAACAAGGTGGTCATTCACGACCTATTGAGCTCAGAGGAGCTTCAGTCCGAGAAAGCCCTGCGGAGGATCAAGACGGTGGTCAAGTCCATGATACACGATTCCTTTGTCAGCCTCATGAACAATGATGAGGACGAGCTGGCAATGGATGTTATCCAGAGGGATGATGACGTGGATCGACTCAACCTCCTCATCTCCCGCCAGTTCACTGAGATCCTGCGGACAGGCTCGGTGAAGCAGGAGCTGCAAAACCCCATTCATGCATTCAACTACATGCAGGCGGCGTCGAATCTGGAACGAATTGCTGATCACGCCCACAGGATAGCTCAGATCGCCAGAGAGTACAACTGCACCCTGGCCGATGATCTGAAAGAGGAACTGCTGACAATAGAATCTCAATTGTGCAGCCTGATTGACGACTCTCTCTCCCATCTGCTTCAGACCAACTCCGACAAGGCCAATGAGATGATAGATACGATCAGGGAGATTCAGATGGGGGCGGCGGGAATAGCAGTCGTCTCTGACAATCTGGGCAAATCGGAGATGCTAAAGCGCCTCGCCCTGGCGGCGAGCCTGGAGAGGATGTTCGACTATATCATGAACATCTGTGAGCTGACCATCAACCTCAGCCATGCCACCCGGGCGGCGGAGAAGAGCTGA
- the phoU gene encoding phosphate signaling complex protein PhoU yields MIPYRQRYRKDLSDLKRLTKDLADRVGEAIERSVLALTDSNVELAREIIKNDQDVDDLSIRIENLCMELLVLQQPMARDLRRIIGILKIGIDLERIGDLAVDIARVTAQSHNKIEITKLEFIPRMAEISGRMLRQSMEALEKDDADMARQITKWDYEIDGLYVKARDKLLNIIIERPEVINEGTLLLMVNRHLERTGDHICNVCETIVYMAEAKREHLN; encoded by the coding sequence ATGATCCCTTATAGACAGCGTTATCGCAAAGATCTATCAGATCTGAAGAGGCTGACAAAGGACCTGGCCGACCGGGTGGGGGAGGCCATAGAAAGATCAGTCCTTGCCCTCACCGACTCGAATGTCGAACTGGCACGAGAGATCATAAAGAACGATCAGGATGTCGATGATCTGAGCATCAGGATTGAGAATCTGTGCATGGAGCTTCTGGTGCTTCAGCAGCCCATGGCCAGGGATCTGAGGAGGATCATAGGAATACTGAAGATCGGCATAGATCTGGAGAGGATAGGTGATCTGGCTGTGGATATCGCTCGGGTCACAGCTCAGTCTCATAATAAGATCGAGATAACAAAGCTGGAATTCATTCCACGCATGGCAGAGATCAGCGGCAGAATGCTCAGGCAATCGATGGAAGCCCTTGAGAAAGACGATGCCGATATGGCCCGCCAGATAACCAAGTGGGATTATGAGATCGATGGCCTGTATGTAAAAGCAAGGGATAAGCTCTTGAATATCATAATTGAGCGACCCGAGGTGATCAATGAGGGGACCTTGCTGCTCATGGTGAACAGGCATCTGGAGAGGACGGGCGATCACATCTGCAACGTATGTGAGACTATCGTCTACATGGCGGAAGCAAAGAGAGAACACCTGAATTAA
- the pstB gene encoding phosphate ABC transporter ATP-binding protein PstB: MTAKIVSEDLNLWYGKKHALKDISLEIPEKQITALIGPSGCGKSTFIRCLNRMNDLVSSARIEGRVFYEDIDIYDKKTDVVELRKRIGMVFQKPNPFPMSIYDNIAYGPRIHGQKNIDQIVERSLKESALWEEVSERLDQPALGLSGGQQQRLCIARTMAMRPDVILFDEPCSALDPISTGKIESLMESLKEEYTQIIVTHNMQQAARVSDRTAFFLLGELIEVGETKQIFEAPKMKSTEDYITGRFG; this comes from the coding sequence TTGACTGCTAAGATCGTCTCAGAAGATCTGAACCTCTGGTATGGGAAGAAGCATGCCCTAAAGGACATATCCCTGGAGATACCAGAAAAACAGATCACCGCTCTCATCGGTCCATCAGGCTGCGGAAAGTCGACATTCATCCGCTGTCTGAACCGAATGAACGACCTGGTCTCCAGTGCTCGGATTGAGGGCCGGGTCTTCTATGAAGATATCGACATATACGATAAAAAAACCGATGTGGTGGAGCTGCGCAAGAGAATAGGGATGGTATTCCAAAAGCCCAATCCATTCCCCATGTCCATCTATGATAACATCGCCTATGGCCCCCGGATTCACGGGCAGAAGAACATCGATCAGATAGTTGAGCGCAGCTTGAAGGAGTCCGCTCTCTGGGAGGAGGTCAGCGAGAGGCTGGACCAGCCAGCTCTGGGCCTATCTGGCGGGCAGCAGCAGAGATTGTGCATCGCCCGGACCATGGCCATGCGACCTGATGTCATCTTATTCGATGAGCCCTGCAGTGCATTAGACCCCATCTCAACCGGCAAGATCGAGAGCCTGATGGAGAGCCTCAAGGAGGAGTATACCCAGATAATTGTCACCCACAATATGCAGCAGGCGGCCAGGGTCTCCGACCGCACTGCCTTCTTCCTTCTCGGCGAGCTGATCGAGGTGGGAGAGACCAAGCAGATCTTTGAAGCGCCGAAGATGAAGAGCACCGAGGACTATATCACCGGGCGGTTTGGATGA
- the thsA gene encoding thermosome subunit alpha, protein MAGLSGVPVIILKEGSKRESGRDAQHRNILAARAVAEAVRTTLGPKGMDKMLIDSSGDATITNDGATILRELDIENPVAKMIVEVAKAQDDEVGDGTTTAVIIAGKLLEKAEALLEQDVHATVIVQGYKQAAAKAQEVLKQMATDISGDQDMLLKIAQTAMRGKGIEMAMDKLSQITVDAAKAVVGFEGKDIEENIKMIRIPGGRVEDSFINYGIVLDKERTTPQMPKSIKDARIMLLEGTLELKKLGTDAKITITEAGDLASFKEGEERIIKEQVDAIVAAGANVVFCEKGIGVFAQGYLANQGILAARRVKREDLKMLALATGAKLVGDVMHLRQEDLGSAALVEERKVGEEKRMIFVEGCEGAKAVSIILHGVSDQLLEEMERALDDSLNVVMDVIRSGKIVPGGGAPEILVAERLRQYASTLEGREQLAIRAFADAVEAIPFTLAENSGFDPVDSLVALRAKLSSGTGYGLDIKSGQPADMMAQGVVEPLKVKTQAIKSAAEAAAMVLRVDDVIAAKREELTAEPGQSPHDYTMPQMPMPHY, encoded by the coding sequence TTGGCAGGTTTGAGCGGTGTACCGGTAATCATTCTGAAGGAAGGAAGCAAAAGAGAGAGCGGAAGGGATGCTCAGCACAGAAACATCCTGGCTGCCAGGGCAGTAGCAGAGGCGGTCAGGACAACTCTGGGCCCCAAGGGCATGGACAAGATGCTTATCGATAGCAGTGGTGATGCCACCATCACCAATGATGGCGCCACCATCCTCAGAGAGCTGGATATAGAGAATCCCGTAGCCAAGATGATTGTGGAGGTGGCAAAAGCCCAGGACGATGAGGTTGGGGACGGCACCACCACGGCGGTTATCATAGCAGGAAAGCTGCTGGAGAAGGCGGAGGCGCTCTTGGAGCAGGATGTCCATGCAACAGTCATTGTACAGGGGTACAAGCAGGCAGCTGCAAAGGCCCAGGAGGTATTGAAGCAGATGGCCACTGATATCTCCGGAGACCAGGATATGCTCTTGAAGATCGCTCAGACCGCCATGAGAGGAAAAGGCATAGAGATGGCCATGGATAAGCTCTCCCAGATAACAGTGGATGCAGCCAAGGCAGTGGTTGGGTTTGAGGGGAAGGATATCGAGGAGAACATCAAGATGATCCGTATTCCTGGCGGCAGGGTCGAGGACTCCTTCATAAACTACGGCATCGTCCTGGACAAGGAGAGGACCACCCCCCAGATGCCAAAATCGATCAAGGATGCCAGGATCATGCTTCTTGAGGGTACCTTGGAGCTGAAAAAGCTGGGAACTGATGCCAAGATAACCATAACCGAGGCCGGGGATCTCGCCTCCTTCAAGGAGGGCGAGGAGAGGATCATCAAAGAGCAAGTCGACGCCATCGTAGCCGCAGGTGCCAATGTGGTATTCTGCGAGAAGGGGATAGGAGTCTTTGCTCAGGGCTATCTGGCCAATCAGGGAATTCTGGCAGCCCGCCGGGTTAAGAGAGAGGATTTGAAGATGCTGGCCCTGGCAACAGGAGCGAAGCTGGTGGGAGATGTGATGCATCTGCGACAGGAGGATCTGGGATCTGCTGCCCTGGTAGAGGAGAGAAAGGTGGGCGAGGAGAAGCGCATGATCTTCGTTGAGGGCTGTGAGGGGGCAAAGGCGGTCTCAATCATCCTGCACGGAGTCTCAGATCAGCTCTTAGAGGAGATGGAAAGAGCCCTGGACGACTCCTTGAATGTGGTCATGGATGTCATTCGCTCAGGGAAGATCGTCCCCGGTGGCGGAGCTCCGGAGATCCTGGTGGCCGAGAGGCTCAGGCAGTATGCTTCAACCCTGGAGGGGAGAGAGCAGCTTGCCATTCGCGCTTTTGCCGATGCCGTGGAGGCTATTCCATTTACTCTGGCTGAGAACTCGGGATTCGATCCTGTGGACTCTCTTGTCGCTTTGAGAGCAAAGCTCTCTTCGGGCACCGGCTATGGACTGGACATCAAATCGGGCCAGCCAGCGGATATGATGGCTCAGGGCGTAGTCGAGCCCCTGAAGGTGAAGACCCAGGCCATCAAGTCTGCGGCTGAGGCCGCCGCCATGGTACTACGAGTGGACGATGTCATCGCCGCCAAGAGAGAGGAGCTGACGGCCGAGCCCGGACAGAGCCCGCATGACTACACCATGCCCCAGATGCCAATGCCTCACTACTGA
- a CDS encoding nucleotide exchange factor GrpE, with protein sequence MKESTFQVEHMDEEKDMSPQDEERDTSPQDEERDTSPQDEERDTGPLDEEHPSYQIARIDELEQQLSEAQSLSEERLDQLMRCRADLDNLMKRSLREKENTVRYASEKLVHKLLPVLDSLEQAAKHDGGMNVLYMQLSGILSAEGLAPIEAVGKKFDPYRHEALLQVKRSDMEEDVVAEEIQKGYLFNSRVIRFSKVAVNKPAGREGCD encoded by the coding sequence ATGAAAGAGAGCACATTCCAGGTGGAGCATATGGATGAAGAGAAGGATATGAGCCCTCAGGATGAAGAGAGGGATACGAGCCCTCAGGATGAAGAGAGGGATACGAGCCCTCAGGATGAAGAGAGGGATACAGGCCCTCTGGACGAAGAGCATCCCAGCTATCAAATTGCCAGAATAGATGAGCTGGAACAGCAGCTTTCAGAGGCTCAGAGCCTCTCGGAGGAACGCCTCGATCAGCTTATGCGCTGCCGGGCAGATCTTGACAATTTGATGAAGCGGTCTCTCCGGGAGAAGGAGAATACCGTTCGATATGCCTCAGAGAAGCTCGTCCACAAGCTCCTTCCAGTGCTCGATAGCCTCGAGCAGGCGGCAAAGCATGATGGAGGTATGAATGTGCTCTATATGCAGCTTTCAGGCATCCTCTCTGCAGAAGGGCTGGCCCCCATAGAGGCGGTTGGCAAGAAGTTCGATCCTTACCGGCATGAGGCATTACTTCAGGTGAAGAGGAGTGATATGGAAGAGGATGTAGTGGCAGAGGAGATACAGAAAGGCTATCTCTTCAACTCCCGTGTCATTCGCTTCTCCAAGGTAGCAGTGAATAAGCCAGCGGGAAGAGAAGGATGTGATTGA
- the dnaK gene encoding molecular chaperone DnaK produces MSKIIGIDLGTSNSAAAALVGGRPTIIPSAEGTSIGGKAFPSFVAFTKEGQVLVGEPAKRQAVTNPEGTVQGIKRKMGTDYKVRVFGKEYSPEDISAQILRKIKTDAEAYLADSVDRAVITVPAYFNDNQRQATKDAGTIAGLEVLRIINEPTAAALAFGLDKSGEHKIMVFDLGGGTLDVTIMEIGEGVFEVRSTSGDTQLGGRDMDDRLMNYVLERFKQESGVDLRGDSMAMQRLREAVEVAKIELSSVLQTNLNLPYITADASGPKHLSMTIDRSKLEELVGDVLERCRGPMIQALKDSKLEKSDIDKIILVGGPTRMPVVQEFVKNFIGKDVERGVDPMECVAMGAAIQAGVLGGEVKDLLLLDVTPLSLGIETLGAVTTKLIERNTTIPTRKSQIFTTAADNQTSVEVNVLQGERPMAKDNVSLGRFTLVGIPPAPRGIPQIEVTFDIDANGIIHVSAKDLATKKEQRITITAPHKLSKEEIEAKIKDAERFAADDLKRKEEIETKNAADSLIYASEKMLKDAGDIATSEQRDKIEKAISDLKNAQTGGDISEIKAKTEGLQSAIYELSAAMYQKAAQDQQAAQGAGSEASPGSAGQDQTVDADYEVVNDKR; encoded by the coding sequence TTGTCAAAAATTATAGGCATTGATCTTGGTACCAGCAACTCGGCAGCAGCCGCCTTGGTCGGTGGCCGGCCCACCATAATCCCCAGTGCAGAGGGGACCAGCATCGGAGGCAAGGCCTTCCCATCCTTTGTCGCCTTCACCAAAGAGGGTCAGGTCCTGGTGGGCGAGCCGGCGAAGAGGCAGGCTGTGACCAATCCCGAGGGCACTGTTCAGGGCATAAAGAGAAAGATGGGGACTGACTATAAGGTCAGAGTCTTCGGCAAGGAGTATTCCCCTGAGGACATCTCCGCTCAGATCCTGCGGAAGATCAAGACCGATGCCGAGGCCTATCTCGCTGACAGCGTGGACAGAGCTGTCATCACCGTCCCCGCCTACTTCAATGACAATCAGAGGCAGGCAACAAAGGATGCCGGCACCATCGCCGGACTGGAGGTTTTGCGGATCATCAATGAGCCCACCGCCGCTGCTCTGGCCTTCGGCCTGGACAAGTCGGGCGAGCATAAGATCATGGTATTCGACCTGGGCGGAGGCACGCTGGATGTCACCATAATGGAGATCGGCGAGGGGGTCTTCGAGGTCCGGTCCACATCGGGAGACACCCAGCTGGGCGGCCGGGATATGGATGACCGCCTGATGAACTATGTCCTGGAAAGGTTCAAGCAGGAATCTGGTGTCGATCTGCGCGGAGACTCCATGGCCATGCAGCGCCTGCGGGAGGCGGTGGAGGTGGCGAAGATAGAGCTGTCCAGCGTCCTGCAGACCAACCTCAATCTGCCCTATATCACTGCCGATGCCAGCGGTCCCAAGCATCTGAGCATGACCATTGACCGCTCCAAGCTGGAGGAGCTGGTCGGTGATGTACTGGAGCGCTGCCGCGGTCCCATGATCCAGGCCTTGAAGGACTCCAAGCTGGAGAAGTCGGATATCGACAAGATCATCCTGGTGGGAGGGCCCACGAGGATGCCCGTGGTGCAGGAGTTCGTGAAGAACTTCATAGGAAAGGATGTCGAGCGCGGTGTGGATCCCATGGAGTGCGTGGCCATGGGGGCTGCGATTCAGGCAGGGGTTCTGGGTGGAGAGGTCAAGGATCTGCTGCTATTGGATGTCACACCATTATCTCTGGGCATTGAGACCCTGGGGGCTGTCACCACCAAGCTGATCGAGAGGAACACCACCATCCCCACCAGGAAGAGCCAGATATTCACCACTGCCGCCGATAACCAGACCAGCGTCGAGGTCAATGTCCTGCAGGGAGAGAGGCCCATGGCCAAGGATAACGTCTCCCTGGGCAGGTTCACCCTGGTGGGCATTCCCCCAGCACCACGGGGCATACCTCAGATCGAGGTCACATTCGATATCGATGCCAATGGCATCATTCACGTCTCAGCCAAGGATCTGGCCACCAAGAAAGAGCAGAGGATCACCATCACTGCCCCCCACAAGCTGAGCAAAGAGGAGATAGAGGCCAAGATCAAGGATGCGGAGAGGTTTGCGGCAGATGACTTGAAGAGAAAAGAGGAGATAGAGACTAAGAATGCTGCCGACTCTCTGATCTATGCCTCGGAGAAGATGCTCAAGGATGCGGGCGATATAGCCACGAGTGAGCAGAGGGATAAGATCGAGAAGGCCATCAGTGATCTGAAAAACGCTCAGACGGGCGGGGATATCTCTGAGATCAAGGCCAAGACGGAAGGCCTGCAGAGCGCAATCTATGAGCTTTCCGCAGCCATGTACCAGAAGGCGGCACAGGACCAGCAGGCTGCCCAGGGCGCCGGCTCAGAGGCCAGTCCCGGATCAGCAGGGCAGGATCAGACAGTGGATGCGGACTATGAGGTAGTGAACGATAAGAGGTAA
- the dnaJ gene encoding molecular chaperone DnaJ has translation MPDKKDYYEVLGVSKDASEKDIKAAYRKLAMKHHPDRSDDPGAEERFKELSEAYAVLSDSDKRQKYDQFGHAGINSQYSQEDLFRGVNFEDLLRGFGMGGESIFDMFFGGGGGRRGPARGRDLRYDIELTLEQAAQGLEMTIEVPRTESCPKCQGSGAKPGTTPVTCSNCRGSGQVTRAQNTPFGQMVTSTTCPTCGGRGEIITSPCEDCSGSGRVRKSRKINIKVPAGVEDGQHLKLRGQGDSAGPKGVSGDLYVVINILPHRIFQRMDSDLIMESPISFTQAALGADLEVPTLNGRARIKVPAGTQTGTVFRLRGKGMPRLHGTGSGDLHVRVRINTPSALTARQKQLLEELAEEFGEQKRPAGEREKEKEKSLIDKIVDEVKSAVQ, from the coding sequence ATGCCGGATAAAAAGGATTACTACGAGGTGCTTGGAGTATCCAAGGATGCCAGCGAGAAGGACATCAAGGCCGCCTATCGCAAGCTGGCCATGAAACACCACCCCGACCGGTCGGACGATCCCGGGGCAGAGGAGAGGTTCAAGGAGCTCTCCGAGGCCTATGCCGTCCTCTCCGACTCGGATAAGCGCCAGAAGTACGATCAGTTCGGCCATGCGGGAATCAACAGTCAGTACTCGCAAGAGGATCTGTTCCGGGGGGTGAACTTCGAGGATCTTCTCCGGGGCTTTGGCATGGGCGGGGAGAGCATATTCGATATGTTCTTCGGCGGAGGGGGAGGGCGGCGGGGGCCGGCCAGAGGTCGGGACCTGCGCTATGATATCGAGCTGACCTTGGAGCAGGCGGCTCAGGGCCTGGAGATGACCATCGAGGTTCCGCGGACGGAGAGCTGCCCCAAGTGTCAGGGGAGCGGGGCTAAGCCCGGCACAACTCCCGTGACCTGCAGCAACTGCCGGGGCTCAGGCCAGGTCACCCGCGCCCAGAACACCCCCTTCGGCCAGATGGTCACCTCCACCACCTGCCCCACCTGTGGCGGCAGAGGGGAGATCATCACCAGCCCCTGTGAGGATTGCAGTGGCTCGGGAAGGGTGCGCAAGTCCCGCAAGATCAATATCAAGGTTCCAGCGGGGGTGGAGGACGGCCAGCACCTCAAGCTCCGCGGCCAGGGAGACTCTGCCGGCCCCAAGGGAGTGAGCGGCGATCTTTATGTGGTCATAAACATCCTTCCCCACAGGATCTTTCAGCGAATGGACAGCGATCTGATCATGGAGAGCCCCATCAGCTTCACCCAGGCGGCCCTGGGAGCAGACCTGGAGGTTCCCACTCTGAACGGCCGGGCCAGGATCAAGGTGCCTGCAGGGACCCAGACCGGAACGGTATTCCGCCTGAGAGGAAAGGGCATGCCCCGGCTGCATGGCACCGGATCGGGCGATCTGCATGTAAGGGTCAGGATCAATACCCCCTCTGCTCTCACTGCCCGGCAAAAGCAGCTGCTTGAGGAGCTGGCAGAGGAGTTTGGCGAGCAGAAGAGGCCAGCTGGCGAGAGGGAGAAGGAAAAGGAGAAAAGCCTCATCGATAAGATCGTGGATGAGGTTAAGAGTGCTGTGCAGTGA
- a CDS encoding YkgJ family cysteine cluster protein: MPEHPPFVTDKELLLAALRRSYAAALLISPLSLADQIKGIGFQCLSCGQCCQGEDNSVLVFPFEIREIMAERGQDWLQVAQPPEEGEWDSFGDFHTLEWRLKKEGLRCCFYVDGRCAIYASRPLLCRTYPFYLVEGRLCCSECPGLGMSIEMDAAQDIARQLILRHITEIEEAIELTERFEDFPRGRWNGGCCCCIIHDSEGEHIIPLFTAQHS, translated from the coding sequence ATGCCTGAGCATCCACCCTTTGTGACCGATAAAGAGCTGTTGCTGGCAGCTCTCCGGCGGTCATACGCCGCCGCCCTGCTCATCTCACCACTGTCCCTGGCTGATCAGATAAAGGGGATTGGATTTCAGTGCCTGAGCTGCGGCCAGTGCTGCCAGGGCGAGGATAACAGCGTCCTTGTCTTCCCCTTTGAGATAAGAGAAATAATGGCGGAGAGGGGACAGGATTGGCTCCAGGTAGCTCAGCCACCAGAGGAGGGTGAATGGGACTCCTTTGGCGACTTCCACACCCTGGAGTGGAGGCTCAAAAAAGAGGGGCTGCGCTGCTGCTTCTATGTCGACGGGAGGTGCGCCATATACGCCTCCCGCCCCCTTCTCTGCCGCACCTATCCCTTCTACCTGGTGGAGGGCAGGTTATGCTGCTCAGAGTGCCCCGGGCTGGGGATGAGCATAGAGATGGATGCCGCCCAGGACATCGCCCGGCAGCTCATCCTGCGCCACATCACAGAGATAGAGGAGGCCATAGAGCTTACGGAAAGATTCGAGGACTTCCCCCGGGGCAGATGGAATGGGGGGTGCTGCTGCTGCATCATCCATGATAGCGAGGGAGAGCATATCATCCCCCTATTCACTGCACAGCACTCTTAA
- the fae gene encoding formaldehyde-activating enzyme, translated as MMQSFQRVLVGEALVGEGPEVAHIDLVMGPRNSAVEEAFVRALASPSRGHTPLLAVLAPNLPVKPSTLMVNKVTIKNAQQAIMVFGPVQAAVAQAVMDCVESGVLPEELADNLFIIVSVFVEWDAKDKDKVYEYNYQSTKIALERAVKSEPKAADILAAKGTAKHPFA; from the coding sequence ATGATGCAATCTTTTCAGAGGGTACTGGTGGGTGAAGCGCTGGTCGGAGAGGGGCCCGAGGTAGCGCATATTGATCTGGTTATGGGACCAAGGAACAGCGCAGTGGAGGAGGCATTTGTAAGAGCACTGGCATCGCCATCCAGGGGTCATACACCATTGCTGGCTGTGCTGGCGCCCAATCTTCCAGTCAAGCCTTCGACACTGATGGTCAATAAGGTCACCATCAAGAATGCTCAGCAGGCAATAATGGTCTTTGGCCCGGTGCAGGCTGCAGTAGCACAGGCGGTGATGGACTGCGTGGAGTCAGGAGTACTGCCTGAGGAGTTGGCGGATAATCTCTTTATTATAGTGTCGGTGTTTGTGGAGTGGGATGCAAAAGATAAAGATAAGGTTTATGAATATAATTATCAGAGTACAAAAATTGCTTTGGAGCGCGCTGTGAAGAGTGAGCCAAAGGCAGCTGATATCCTGGCAGCGAAGGGCACTGCAAAGCATCCATTTGCCTGA